A window of Corallococcus macrosporus DSM 14697 contains these coding sequences:
- a CDS encoding exonuclease SbcCD subunit D C-terminal domain-containing protein has translation MRLLHTSDWHLGHTLYDVSRDAEHAAFLDWLLETLEAQAVDALLVAGDIFDTANPSAEAQAAWYQFVAKARRRLPRLDVVVIGGNHDSAARLDAPDPLFAALGVRVVGGLPRVRGALDWERLLVPLHDAKGRVGAWVAAVPYLRPSDLPPVQGDASDRLVEGVRTVYAEVLAAARRRRQAGQALVAMGHCYMTGTELSVLSERKILGGNQHALPVELFPEDVAYAALGHLHKAQRVGGREGVRYSGSPLPLSLSEAGYRHQVLLVELAGDALGAVQALPVPRTTDMVRVPERDAAPLEAVLALLEALPAHDAEALEWRRPYLEVCVSLPRPEPALRQKVEKVLDGKSARLVKLTPAYTGTGGALAEVQPGLSLKERTPEDVFRARYARDFEEPPAPALLEAFHTLLTDVQEESP, from the coding sequence ATGCGCCTGCTGCACACGTCGGACTGGCACCTGGGACACACGCTGTACGACGTCTCTCGGGATGCGGAGCACGCGGCCTTCCTGGACTGGCTGCTGGAGACCCTGGAGGCGCAGGCCGTGGATGCGCTGCTGGTGGCCGGGGACATCTTCGACACGGCGAACCCCAGCGCGGAGGCGCAGGCGGCCTGGTACCAGTTCGTCGCGAAGGCGCGGCGGCGGCTGCCCCGGCTGGACGTGGTGGTGATTGGTGGCAACCACGACTCGGCGGCGCGGTTGGACGCGCCGGACCCGCTGTTCGCGGCGCTGGGCGTGCGCGTGGTGGGTGGGCTCCCGAGAGTGAGAGGGGCGTTGGATTGGGAGCGGCTGCTGGTGCCGCTGCATGACGCGAAGGGCCGGGTGGGCGCGTGGGTGGCGGCGGTGCCGTACCTGCGGCCCTCGGACCTGCCGCCCGTGCAGGGGGATGCGTCGGACCGGTTGGTGGAGGGCGTGCGCACCGTCTACGCGGAGGTGCTGGCCGCCGCGCGTCGCCGGCGTCAGGCGGGGCAGGCGCTGGTGGCCATGGGGCATTGCTACATGACGGGCACGGAGCTGTCCGTGCTGAGCGAGCGGAAGATCCTGGGAGGCAATCAGCACGCGCTCCCGGTGGAGCTGTTCCCGGAGGACGTGGCGTACGCGGCGCTGGGGCACCTGCACAAGGCGCAGCGGGTGGGCGGGCGCGAGGGCGTGCGCTACAGCGGCTCGCCGCTGCCCCTGTCGCTGTCGGAGGCGGGCTACCGGCACCAGGTGCTGCTGGTGGAGCTGGCAGGGGACGCGTTGGGAGCGGTGCAGGCGCTCCCCGTGCCCAGGACCACGGACATGGTGCGGGTGCCCGAGCGGGACGCGGCGCCCCTGGAGGCGGTGCTGGCGTTGCTCGAAGCCCTGCCGGCGCACGACGCGGAGGCGCTGGAGTGGCGGCGCCCCTACCTGGAGGTGTGCGTGTCGCTGCCCAGGCCGGAGCCCGCGCTGCGGCAGAAGGTGGAGAAGGTGCTGGATGGGAAGTCCGCGCGGCTGGTGAAGCTGACGCCCGCCTATACCGGCACGGGCGGCGCGCTGGCGGAGGTGCAGCCGGGGCTCTCCTTGAAGGAGCGCACGCCGGAGGACGTCTTCCGCGCGCGCTACGCCCGTGACTTCGAGGAGCCGCCCGCGCCCGCGCTGCTGGAGGCCTTCCATACGTTGCTGACCGATGTGCAGGAGGAGTCGCCGTGA
- a CDS encoding serine/threonine-protein kinase: MMEDVREIWPRDHGRFQLLSRLGRGGMAEVFLARMQQGPHTGAQVALKRVRPERLRDAEAHEQLLHEAELARCLRHPYIVGFVEYGELPDGGYLALELVEGPDLGRVLARCRRRRIELPVDICVLIVRQVLEALSHAHHAVSTTGRPLGVVHCDVSPHNVLLSRTGEVKLADFGVARSRAGSVQDIRRLGKQHYRSPELLAGDVSVAVDLWATAVLLYELLSLESPFPSGPEEQVESSIRGGRVTPVRVRVPGISGALAQVLDRALAPMPTQRFSSAEQFARALAPLSDDRVATPLAVAAVVRGLMET; encoded by the coding sequence ATGATGGAGGACGTGCGGGAAATCTGGCCTCGAGACCATGGCCGCTTCCAGCTCCTGTCCCGGCTGGGACGCGGAGGCATGGCGGAGGTGTTTCTCGCGCGGATGCAGCAGGGCCCGCATACCGGAGCGCAGGTGGCCCTCAAGCGCGTGCGGCCCGAGCGCCTGCGGGACGCGGAGGCCCACGAGCAGCTCCTGCACGAGGCCGAGCTCGCCCGCTGCCTGCGCCACCCGTACATCGTCGGCTTCGTGGAGTACGGCGAGCTGCCGGATGGTGGCTACCTGGCGCTGGAGCTGGTGGAGGGGCCGGACCTGGGCCGCGTGCTGGCGCGGTGCCGGCGCCGCCGCATCGAGCTGCCCGTCGACATCTGCGTGCTCATCGTCCGGCAGGTGCTGGAGGCCCTGTCGCACGCGCACCACGCCGTCAGCACCACGGGCCGGCCCCTGGGCGTGGTGCACTGCGACGTGTCTCCGCACAACGTGCTGCTGTCCCGCACGGGTGAGGTGAAGCTGGCGGACTTCGGCGTGGCGCGCTCCCGTGCGGGCTCGGTGCAGGACATCCGCCGCCTGGGCAAGCAGCACTACCGCTCCCCGGAGCTGCTCGCGGGCGACGTGTCCGTGGCCGTGGACCTGTGGGCGACCGCCGTCCTCCTCTACGAGCTGCTGTCGCTGGAGTCCCCCTTCCCCTCCGGGCCGGAGGAGCAGGTGGAGTCCTCCATCCGCGGCGGCCGGGTGACGCCCGTGCGCGTGCGCGTGCCCGGCATCTCCGGCGCCCTGGCGCAGGTGCTGGACCGCGCGCTGGCGCCCATGCCCACGCAGCGCTTCAGCTCCGCGGAGCAGTTCGCCCGGGCCCTGGCGCCCCTGAGTGATGACCGCGTGGCCACGCCCCTGGCCGTGGCCGCCGTGGTGCGCGGGCTGATGGAGACCTGA
- a CDS encoding AAA family ATPase, giving the protein MKVLAIRGSNLTSFAGDFALELDQPPLDRLGLFAITGATGSGKSTLLDALCLALFDRTPRLGGRGGVPVGRADEDEEARLSAYDVRGMLRRGAAEGFAEVDFLGKDGRRYRARWSVWRARNRAEGRFRPQEMQLTDVATGQRSGRTKGEVLAAIQERLGLSFDQFRRSALLAQGEFAAFLKADASERAELLERMTGTEVYSRVSIAAHEKNKAEQEALTRRAQGLAAISLMPEAERAAAEAALGEESRARQSVEGQLKAAEGAAAWHVERAALRDAEQGADTKVHAARVALEEAAPRATRLEEVREAESFRAAVTAAESAERAWAVAEAAQVARASEVEAALAESSALRVALLDAETARATAQEKDVALRPALEEAARLDARLEGVTREAREAQRRAETSQAAVVAAKTELEAVLEREAAARTAAEAARAWLTDKAHWVALTSEWPRWQRELERYEVAQAERRKAREASGRLLGEVEGLRESVGLRREEKEAAARAEEMAQAAATHAEAALGTESGAERRALREALLARQEAVRRLTSAHEGLASDEAETREAAADEAAAKDEAEAAAAEAREAAERGSRGEAALKEARRALSVAQATQGYASQRALLREGEACPLCGAAEHPYAREASALDGLVAEAASRVEELERERGAATQAEVTASARAAAASTRAGQSGARKKAALVRATAHGDSWRSGCSAWVEALAVASGQPSRSDAEAPPELGGSPEAAAWLEAARAEVAGRLAALKGEEQAAESLARTAREARATLETQRTRREVAAEALRRAEEALSREEAVLKDVHARLDATEQTLRQVVAELSPVFTVDAGWDKKLEGDPATFRRKCGERVVMWKGKEEARQQAELREVEEQRHRARAQGQVEVVTRHAEEHQGLAVLKEQERGEVARARAALLQGRPTAEVRAELQARLDATESAFEKARERAEAANQAVRVATARAEDAVRTRAEAQALREAEGAALAAQLAARGTTLEAVRALLAYDAAWREAEARALTALRESLAQATAVLAERRERRARHEASGPPSLSEQDAGPACERLRAEVEARRHAEATLHARLEADDAARARHGAEAAALEEGRRAAEVWKVLGDLIGSHDGKRFKVFAQSLTLDALLLHANAHLRELARRYRLMRVPGHDLDLQVVDGDMGDEVRSVASLSGGESFLVSLALALGLASLSSETTQVETLFIDEGFGTLDPETLEVALATLDALQATGRQVGIISHVSGMAERIGVQVRVVKQGGGRSRLVVEGDPGMVPPTVGRQEVA; this is encoded by the coding sequence GTGAAGGTGCTCGCGATTCGCGGTTCCAACCTGACGAGCTTCGCGGGGGACTTCGCGCTGGAGCTGGACCAGCCGCCGTTGGACCGGCTGGGCCTGTTCGCGATCACGGGGGCCACGGGCTCGGGCAAGAGCACGCTGCTGGACGCGCTGTGCCTGGCGCTCTTCGACCGCACGCCCCGGCTGGGCGGGCGGGGCGGGGTGCCGGTGGGCCGCGCGGACGAGGACGAGGAGGCGCGGCTGTCCGCCTACGACGTGCGCGGCATGCTGCGCCGGGGCGCGGCCGAGGGCTTCGCGGAGGTGGACTTCCTGGGCAAGGACGGGCGGCGCTACCGGGCGCGCTGGTCCGTGTGGCGCGCGCGCAACCGCGCGGAGGGGCGCTTCCGGCCGCAGGAGATGCAGTTGACGGACGTGGCCACCGGCCAGCGCTCCGGCCGCACCAAGGGCGAGGTGCTGGCCGCCATCCAGGAGCGGCTGGGGCTGTCGTTCGACCAGTTCCGGCGCTCCGCGCTGCTGGCGCAGGGGGAGTTCGCGGCGTTCCTCAAGGCGGATGCGAGCGAGCGCGCGGAGCTGCTGGAGCGGATGACGGGCACGGAGGTGTACAGCCGGGTGTCCATCGCCGCGCACGAGAAGAACAAGGCGGAGCAGGAGGCGCTCACGCGGCGGGCGCAGGGGCTGGCGGCGATATCGCTGATGCCGGAGGCGGAGCGGGCTGCGGCGGAGGCGGCGCTCGGCGAGGAGTCGCGGGCGCGCCAGTCGGTGGAAGGCCAGCTCAAGGCGGCGGAGGGCGCCGCGGCCTGGCACGTGGAGCGGGCGGCGCTGCGCGACGCGGAGCAGGGGGCGGACACGAAGGTCCACGCGGCGCGGGTGGCGCTGGAGGAGGCGGCGCCGCGCGCCACCCGGCTGGAGGAGGTGCGTGAGGCGGAGTCCTTCCGGGCCGCGGTGACGGCGGCGGAGTCCGCGGAGCGGGCGTGGGCGGTGGCGGAGGCGGCGCAGGTGGCGCGGGCCTCGGAGGTGGAGGCGGCGCTGGCGGAGTCCTCGGCGCTGCGCGTGGCGCTGCTGGATGCGGAGACCGCGCGCGCGACGGCGCAGGAGAAGGACGTGGCCCTGCGTCCGGCGCTGGAGGAGGCGGCGCGCCTGGACGCGCGGCTGGAGGGGGTCACCCGGGAGGCGCGGGAGGCGCAGCGGCGCGCGGAGACGTCCCAGGCGGCGGTGGTGGCCGCGAAGACGGAGCTGGAGGCGGTGCTCGAGCGGGAGGCGGCGGCGCGGACAGCGGCCGAGGCCGCGCGGGCGTGGCTGACGGACAAGGCGCACTGGGTGGCGCTCACGAGCGAGTGGCCCCGCTGGCAGCGCGAGCTGGAGCGCTACGAGGTGGCGCAGGCGGAGCGGCGGAAGGCGCGTGAGGCGTCCGGGCGGCTGCTCGGCGAGGTGGAGGGGCTGCGCGAGTCGGTGGGGCTGCGGCGTGAGGAGAAGGAGGCGGCGGCGCGTGCGGAGGAGATGGCCCAGGCCGCGGCGACGCACGCGGAGGCCGCCCTGGGCACGGAGTCAGGGGCCGAGCGGCGCGCGCTGCGAGAGGCCCTGCTGGCGCGTCAGGAGGCCGTGCGGCGGCTGACGTCGGCGCATGAGGGGCTGGCCTCGGATGAGGCGGAGACGCGCGAGGCGGCGGCGGACGAGGCTGCGGCGAAGGACGAAGCCGAGGCCGCGGCGGCGGAGGCCCGCGAGGCGGCGGAACGTGGGAGTCGGGGCGAGGCGGCGCTGAAGGAAGCGCGGCGCGCGTTGTCGGTGGCGCAGGCGACGCAGGGGTATGCGTCCCAGCGCGCGCTGCTGCGTGAAGGCGAGGCCTGTCCGCTGTGTGGCGCTGCGGAGCATCCGTATGCGCGCGAGGCTTCCGCGCTCGACGGGCTGGTCGCGGAGGCGGCCTCGCGCGTGGAGGAGCTGGAAAGGGAGCGAGGCGCGGCGACGCAGGCCGAGGTGACGGCGAGCGCGCGGGCCGCGGCGGCGAGCACGCGGGCGGGGCAGTCGGGGGCGCGCAAGAAGGCCGCGCTGGTGCGTGCCACGGCGCATGGCGATTCCTGGCGGAGCGGGTGCTCCGCCTGGGTGGAGGCGCTCGCGGTGGCTTCGGGCCAGCCCTCGCGCTCCGACGCGGAGGCACCGCCCGAGCTGGGCGGCTCGCCCGAGGCCGCGGCCTGGCTGGAGGCGGCGCGCGCGGAGGTGGCGGGCCGGCTCGCGGCGCTCAAGGGCGAGGAGCAGGCGGCCGAGTCCCTGGCCCGGACGGCGCGCGAGGCGCGCGCGACGCTGGAGACGCAGCGCACGCGGCGAGAGGTGGCGGCGGAAGCGCTGCGCCGGGCGGAGGAGGCCCTGTCCCGCGAGGAGGCCGTGCTCAAGGACGTCCACGCCCGGCTCGATGCCACCGAGCAGACGCTGCGGCAGGTGGTCGCGGAGCTGTCCCCCGTCTTCACCGTGGACGCGGGCTGGGACAAGAAGCTGGAGGGCGACCCGGCCACCTTCCGCCGCAAATGCGGCGAGCGGGTGGTGATGTGGAAGGGCAAGGAAGAGGCCCGGCAGCAGGCGGAGCTGCGCGAGGTCGAGGAGCAGCGGCACCGCGCCCGGGCCCAGGGGCAGGTGGAGGTGGTCACCCGCCACGCGGAGGAACATCAAGGCCTCGCCGTCCTCAAGGAGCAGGAGCGCGGTGAGGTGGCCCGCGCCCGCGCGGCGCTGCTGCAAGGCCGGCCCACGGCCGAGGTCCGCGCCGAGCTGCAAGCCCGGCTGGACGCCACGGAGTCGGCCTTCGAGAAGGCGCGCGAGCGCGCGGAGGCGGCGAACCAGGCCGTGCGCGTGGCCACCGCCCGCGCCGAGGACGCCGTGCGCACCAGGGCGGAGGCGCAGGCCCTGCGAGAGGCGGAAGGCGCCGCCCTGGCCGCGCAGCTCGCCGCGCGTGGCACCACCCTGGAGGCGGTGCGGGCGCTGCTGGCCTACGACGCCGCCTGGCGTGAGGCGGAGGCCCGCGCCCTGACGGCGCTGCGCGAGTCACTGGCCCAGGCCACCGCCGTGCTGGCGGAGCGGCGCGAGCGGCGCGCGCGGCACGAGGCGTCCGGCCCGCCGTCCCTCTCCGAACAGGACGCGGGGCCCGCGTGCGAGCGCCTGCGCGCCGAGGTCGAGGCCCGCCGCCACGCCGAGGCCACGCTGCACGCGCGGCTGGAGGCGGACGACGCGGCGCGCGCGCGGCACGGCGCCGAAGCCGCCGCGCTGGAGGAGGGCCGCCGCGCGGCGGAGGTGTGGAAGGTGCTGGGCGACCTCATCGGCTCGCACGACGGCAAGCGCTTCAAGGTCTTCGCGCAGAGCCTCACGCTGGACGCCCTGCTGCTGCACGCCAACGCGCACCTGCGGGAGCTGGCGCGGCGCTACCGGCTGATGCGCGTGCCCGGGCACGACCTGGACCTCCAGGTGGTGGACGGGGACATGGGCGACGAGGTGCGCAGCGTGGCCAGCCTGTCCGGTGGCGAGAGCTTCCTGGTGTCCCTGGCGCTCGCGCTGGGGCTGGCGTCCCTCTCCTCGGAGACGACCCAGGTGGAGACGCTCTTCATCGACGAGGGCTTCGGGACGCTGGACCCGGAGACGCTGGAGGTGGCGCTGGCCACGCTGGACGCGCTCCAGGCCACGGGCCGGCAGGTGGGCATCATCTCCCACGTCAGCGGCATGGCGGAGCGCATTGGCGTCCAGGTGCGCGTGGTGAAGCAGGGCGGCGGGCGCAGCCGGCTGGTGGTGGAGGGAGACCCCGGCATGGTGCCTCCCACCGTGGGCCGGCAGGAGGTGGCCTGA
- a CDS encoding FkbM family methyltransferase codes for MRLIDPALRAARLVHTLVPCGQLRTARLLLELNGHAPLEVHRRLFGYDLSLKAHRDTTHLLLYLQGESFLSDVALIAPHLRPGMVAFDVGANLGGMSLYLRSRIGPLGQLFSFEPAPENFAELEANLRNNHLRNCQALQAAVGAQEGVIRFPAGLNGNLPDDGEEGTRVPVVTVDGFIQQQGLPRVDFVKVDVGGAEEDVLAGMRATLDGPDKPILSIEVQGRGGAPRADPRRVCEVLETHYRTLRAYVAPADFKAKQHCLRRLWSQVSPFEDLEQACRVDLREVKQHDTRRYQLLCLP; via the coding sequence ATGCGTCTCATCGACCCCGCGCTCCGAGCCGCCCGGCTCGTCCACACCCTGGTCCCCTGCGGCCAGCTCCGCACGGCGCGGCTGCTGCTGGAGCTCAACGGGCACGCGCCGCTGGAGGTCCACCGCAGGCTGTTCGGTTACGACTTGTCGTTGAAGGCCCACCGCGACACGACGCACCTGCTGCTGTACCTCCAGGGTGAGTCCTTCCTGTCGGACGTGGCGCTCATCGCGCCCCACCTGCGGCCGGGCATGGTGGCCTTCGACGTCGGCGCCAACCTCGGCGGCATGTCCCTGTACCTGCGCAGCCGCATCGGCCCGCTGGGGCAGCTCTTCAGCTTCGAGCCAGCGCCGGAGAACTTCGCGGAGCTTGAAGCCAACCTCCGGAACAACCACCTGCGCAACTGCCAGGCCCTCCAGGCCGCGGTGGGCGCACAGGAGGGCGTCATCCGCTTCCCCGCCGGTCTCAACGGGAACCTCCCCGATGACGGCGAGGAGGGAACCCGCGTCCCCGTCGTCACCGTGGACGGGTTCATCCAGCAGCAGGGCCTGCCGCGCGTGGACTTCGTGAAGGTCGACGTGGGGGGCGCCGAAGAGGACGTGCTCGCGGGCATGCGGGCCACGCTCGACGGTCCGGACAAGCCCATCCTCTCCATCGAGGTCCAGGGGCGGGGTGGGGCTCCGCGGGCCGACCCTCGCCGCGTCTGCGAGGTGCTGGAAACGCACTACCGGACCCTCCGCGCCTATGTGGCCCCCGCCGACTTCAAGGCGAAGCAGCACTGCCTGCGCCGGCTGTGGAGCCAGGTGTCGCCCTTCGAGGACCTGGAGCAGGCCTGCCGCGTGGACCTGCGCGAGGTGAAGCAGCACGACACGCGGCGCTACCAGTTGCTCTGCCTGCCATGA
- a CDS encoding lysophospholipid acyltransferase family protein: MKYAVTLWFWVVFLLTAPVLFTLGALLLVVTYPFDRDRRLLHALVCRWCYGLWLHASPGWRTRIEGRELIPAGPCVMVVNHQSAADILAVMGLFHPYKFVAKASLFSLPLVGWMMTLLAYVPIVRGSSTAMHQLLDPCRRWLRRGMPVLIFPEGTYSKGGQLLPFKRGAFQLAVEEHVPVVPIVVEGTPELLDGDGPWMSPRASIRVRVLPALPPESFGPDSQALAAEVRALFEKTLAATG, from the coding sequence ATGAAGTACGCCGTCACGCTCTGGTTCTGGGTCGTCTTCCTGCTCACCGCGCCGGTGCTGTTCACCCTGGGCGCGTTGCTGCTCGTCGTCACGTACCCGTTCGACCGGGACCGGCGGCTCCTGCACGCGTTGGTCTGCCGTTGGTGTTACGGCCTGTGGCTGCACGCATCGCCGGGCTGGCGCACGCGCATCGAGGGCCGTGAGCTCATTCCAGCCGGGCCCTGTGTGATGGTGGTCAACCATCAGTCCGCGGCGGACATCCTCGCCGTCATGGGCCTGTTCCATCCCTACAAGTTCGTGGCGAAGGCGTCGCTGTTCTCGCTGCCGCTGGTGGGGTGGATGATGACGCTGCTGGCCTACGTGCCCATCGTCCGCGGCTCGTCCACCGCGATGCACCAACTCCTGGACCCGTGCCGGCGCTGGCTGCGCCGCGGCATGCCGGTGCTCATCTTCCCGGAAGGGACGTACTCCAAGGGAGGACAGTTGCTGCCCTTCAAGCGCGGCGCCTTCCAGCTCGCGGTGGAGGAGCACGTGCCGGTGGTGCCCATCGTGGTGGAGGGCACGCCCGAGCTGCTGGACGGAGACGGCCCCTGGATGAGTCCGCGCGCCTCCATCCGCGTGCGGGTGCTCCCGGCGCTGCCGCCCGAGTCCTTCGGCCCCGACTCCCAGGCGCTGGCCGCCGAGGTCCGCGCGCTGTTTGAAAAGACGTTGGCCGCCACGGGGTGA
- a CDS encoding PQQ-dependent sugar dehydrogenase: MRSTLMLLGWLGLSSPALAAVPTGFVETPYTSNTLTQATGMAWAPDGSGRLFIIRKTGEVRVVSLKDGEPETQPGNNTLVTRVFATELSVHTHSECGLIGIAFDPNYVVNRYVYFFVTVSASEQQIVRYTDANGTGTARTVVVNRLPTQGANHDGGAIGFGPDGKLYWAIGDLGNGTGVNADLTSMASKVSRANLDGTPANDNPFNDGVGPNNEYIWARGFRNPFTFTFQPATGQLWVNSVGTGYEQVFVVPSRGHAGYSNYENNQPSGNDYITPAVKYRTNGVDTRNVVPGNGASRSAGVATFATSGDHGFRKGELLTLSGVADPSFNGPLRVASVPSSTTFTVAQPSLPDATSGGGTATTQALGGSITGGTFYDATLFDETYQDDFFFGDYNAGQLTRVTLDADNSVATVDAWATGFSSQVDVSVGPDGALYTIGVTGGTLRRITPEAPGQKLVVSGLHPRVEEGGRAAFTVRLAEAPASEVSVQVSRAMGGSEDLSLVSGAALTFTASNWSVPQVVTLTAAVDSDATPDVATFMVVAEGLQEVPVVATTIDNNSPRLVLTAAQMSVEEGGTATFGVSLSQRPQRNVTVNVARTRGDADVTVQAGETLTFSTSDWSTPKDVTLAVARDADNQDGTAIITVASPGLDAREVEVFEQDTDPLPPVILSEPVTTAVVGNPYRYEVHARARPAPVYALVDPVEGMDLDAATGVLTWAPTEAGEVAVTVYVSNGEAPDATQTFTLTVSPDAPPTAILTRPEDGERVSGATAEFYGDCVDDVGCTHAEFYVDDVPRYTDVQTGNHFHYGGEHNRWDTTDLTPGWHRVRFVVVDSTGQQGSAEATVCVGEVPCEPLQPDAGADAGTDAGTDAGADGGTRPPPPGPGGCGCNAMPLAPLAWGALAWLALQRRRSRRH; the protein is encoded by the coding sequence ATGCGCTCGACTCTGATGTTGCTTGGGTGGCTGGGGCTGTCGTCGCCAGCCCTGGCCGCGGTGCCCACGGGCTTCGTGGAGACACCTTACACCTCGAATACCCTCACCCAGGCGACGGGGATGGCCTGGGCCCCGGATGGCTCGGGCCGCCTGTTCATCATCCGCAAGACGGGCGAGGTGCGGGTGGTGTCGCTGAAGGACGGCGAGCCTGAAACGCAGCCGGGGAACAACACGCTGGTGACGCGGGTGTTCGCGACGGAGCTCTCCGTCCACACCCACAGCGAGTGCGGACTCATCGGCATCGCGTTCGACCCGAACTACGTGGTCAACCGCTACGTCTACTTCTTCGTCACCGTCTCCGCGTCGGAGCAGCAGATTGTCCGCTACACGGATGCGAACGGGACGGGCACGGCGCGCACCGTCGTCGTCAATCGGCTGCCCACGCAGGGGGCGAACCATGACGGCGGCGCCATTGGCTTCGGTCCGGACGGGAAGCTGTACTGGGCCATTGGCGACCTGGGCAATGGCACGGGGGTGAACGCGGACCTGACGTCGATGGCGTCCAAGGTGAGCCGCGCGAACCTGGATGGCACACCGGCCAACGACAACCCGTTCAACGACGGCGTGGGCCCCAACAACGAGTACATCTGGGCGCGTGGCTTCCGCAATCCCTTCACCTTCACCTTCCAGCCCGCCACGGGCCAGTTGTGGGTGAACAGCGTGGGCACCGGCTACGAGCAGGTCTTCGTCGTGCCCAGCAGGGGCCATGCCGGCTACAGCAACTACGAGAACAACCAGCCCAGCGGAAACGACTACATCACGCCTGCCGTGAAGTACCGCACCAACGGCGTCGACACCCGCAACGTCGTCCCGGGCAACGGCGCCTCGCGCAGCGCCGGAGTGGCCACCTTCGCCACCTCTGGAGACCATGGCTTCCGCAAGGGCGAGCTGCTCACGCTCAGCGGTGTGGCGGACCCGAGCTTCAATGGCCCGTTGCGGGTGGCCAGCGTGCCCTCGTCCACGACCTTCACGGTGGCGCAGCCTTCACTGCCCGACGCCACGAGCGGCGGGGGGACGGCCACGACGCAGGCGCTGGGTGGCTCCATCACCGGGGGCACCTTCTACGATGCCACCCTGTTCGACGAGACGTACCAGGACGACTTCTTCTTTGGTGACTACAACGCCGGTCAGCTCACGCGCGTCACGCTGGACGCGGACAACTCGGTGGCCACGGTGGACGCGTGGGCCACGGGCTTCAGCTCGCAGGTGGACGTGTCGGTGGGCCCGGATGGGGCGCTATACACCATTGGCGTGACGGGCGGCACCCTGCGGCGCATCACCCCCGAGGCGCCGGGCCAGAAGCTGGTGGTGTCCGGGCTGCATCCGCGCGTCGAGGAGGGCGGGCGCGCCGCCTTCACCGTGCGCCTGGCGGAAGCGCCGGCCTCCGAGGTCTCCGTCCAGGTGTCTCGCGCGATGGGCGGCTCAGAGGACCTGAGCCTCGTCAGCGGCGCGGCGCTCACCTTCACCGCGTCCAATTGGAGCGTGCCCCAGGTGGTGACGCTCACCGCGGCGGTGGACTCGGACGCGACGCCGGATGTCGCCACGTTCATGGTGGTGGCGGAGGGGCTGCAAGAGGTGCCGGTGGTGGCCACCACCATCGACAACAACTCGCCGCGCCTGGTGCTGACGGCCGCTCAAATGAGTGTCGAGGAGGGCGGGACGGCGACCTTCGGCGTGTCGCTCTCGCAGCGGCCCCAGCGCAACGTCACGGTGAACGTGGCGCGGACCCGCGGGGACGCGGACGTCACGGTCCAGGCCGGGGAGACGCTGACCTTCAGCACCTCTGACTGGAGCACGCCCAAGGACGTCACCCTGGCCGTCGCGCGGGACGCGGACAACCAGGATGGGACGGCCATCATCACGGTGGCCTCGCCCGGACTGGACGCGCGCGAGGTGGAGGTCTTCGAGCAGGACACGGACCCGCTGCCTCCCGTCATCCTCTCCGAGCCGGTGACCACCGCCGTGGTGGGCAATCCGTACCGGTACGAGGTGCATGCGAGGGCCCGGCCCGCGCCCGTGTATGCGCTGGTGGACCCGGTGGAGGGCATGGACCTCGATGCCGCCACGGGCGTCCTCACCTGGGCGCCCACCGAGGCGGGCGAGGTGGCCGTCACCGTGTACGTGAGCAACGGCGAGGCTCCGGACGCGACGCAGACCTTCACCCTCACCGTCAGCCCGGATGCACCTCCCACCGCCATCCTCACGCGCCCCGAGGACGGTGAGCGCGTGTCGGGCGCCACGGCGGAGTTCTACGGCGACTGCGTGGACGACGTGGGCTGCACGCACGCGGAGTTCTATGTGGACGACGTGCCGCGCTACACCGACGTGCAGACCGGGAACCACTTCCACTACGGCGGCGAGCACAACCGCTGGGACACCACGGACCTGACGCCCGGCTGGCACCGCGTCCGCTTCGTGGTGGTGGATTCGACCGGGCAGCAGGGCTCCGCCGAGGCGACGGTGTGTGTGGGAGAGGTCCCCTGTGAGCCGCTGCAGCCGGATGCCGGCGCGGATGCGGGGACCGACGCCGGCACGGACGCGGGAGCGGATGGGGGCACCCGGCCGCCGCCGCCCGGACCGGGTGGCTGCGGCTGCAACGCGATGCCGCTGGCGCCGTTGGCCTGGGGGGCGCTCGCGTGGCTCGCGCTTCAGCGGCGGCGCTCACGTCGCCACTGA